A region of the Exiguobacterium aurantiacum DSM 6208 genome:
TAAAGTCGCCGACGCCTTTGGCCGAGAGCGTACGGATCGGTCCCGCTGAAATCGCATTGACCCGAACGCCGTGCGGGCCGTATTCGTTCGCCAAATATTTGACGCTCGAATCGAGAGCGGCTTTTGCGACACCCATCAAGTTATAGTTCGGCACGACGCGTTCGCCACCGAGGTACGTGAGCGTGATGACAGAGGCATCTTGTGCGAAATAAGGTTTCGCGGCCTTGACGACGGCCGTCAAGCTATACGCTGAAATGTCGAGCGCCTGAGCGAATTGACCGCGCGTCATCTCTGAAAATTCACCGCGCAACGCTTCTTTGTCAGCGAACGCGATCGAGTGGGCGATGCCTTGAATCTCGCCTGCCTGCTCGTGAATCGACCGGAACGTCGTGTCGATCGCTTCGTCATTCGTCACATCACACTCGAGAAGGAGCGCTTCTCCTTTTAGTTCCGCCGCAAGCGATTCGAGACCAGCTTTGAAGCGTTCGGCTGCATACGTCAGGACGAGCTTTGCGCCCGCCTCGTCAAGTGTCTTCGCAATCGCCCAGGCGATTGAACGTTTGTTGGCGATCCCCATGACGACATACGTCTTATTCGTTAAAGTTGGATAGATTGACATCATAAACTCCCCTTTTTAGTACCTGGTGATAACATCTGTTATTAGATTACAGAATGGTGTCTGTTTTGTCAACCGACTCGGAACGTATTGCGATTTTTTTTGGTTATTGTAATATAAAATACGTATAGAAAGGGTGACACGACTCCTCATGAACCGCATTCAATCATATTTTAAAAGCTTAGACGCGACACTTTTGACAATCGTCTTCCTATTGATGGTCATCAGTCTCGGCGCAATTTATACGGCACAACCGATGCTTCCGGTCCGTCTGCAAGGGATCAACTTCGCATTCCAACAGGCGACATGGTACGTCATCGGCTTCGTCGCGATGCTCGTCGTCATGACGATCGAATACGAACAGCTTCGAAAAATTCATTGGTACTTATACGCGCTCGGCCTGATTTTACTCGGCGGGCTCATCCCGCTCCGCGACACGACGCTCGTTCCGAACATTAACGGCGCGTACGGCTGGTATAACTTACCGGGCTTCAGTTTCCAACCGGCTGAATTCATGAAATTGTTCTTGCTGATCACGATGGCGACGATCATCTACGACCATAACAAGCGCTTCGGGACGTCTCAGCTCGACACGTGGCTCCTCGTGAAGCTCGTCCTCGTCACGCTCCCACCGCTCGGGCTCATCGTGACCCAACCTGACCTTGGGATTGGTCTCGTATTGATCACGATGCTCGGGGCGGTCATTATCGTTTCCGGAATCGGTTGGAAATGGCTCCTCGGGTTGTTCACTGCGGCCGGACTCGCCATTGGCGGGTTCATGTACTTGTTCTTCTTACAGTTTGAGACGCTTGCTAAAATCTTCCCGGGACATGCCTTAAACCGATTCCAGGCCTGGATTTATCCGTACGAGTATTCTGATGACCTCGCGTTCCAGCTCATCAAGTCGCTCCAAGCGATTGGGTCTGGTCAAATGTTCGGGGCCGGATATGGCCAAGGGCTCGTCTACTTGCCCGAGTCCCAGACCGACTTTATCTTCGCCGTCATCGCCGAGCACTACGGCTTCATCGGCGCTGCGATCGTGATCATCGTCTTCTTCTTGTTCTTGTATCGCATGATCCATATCGCGCTCGAATCGAGCAGCCCGTTCGGCAGTTATATCGTCGCCGGCATCGTCGCCATGTTCACGTTCCAAGTGTTCCAGAATATCGGCATGACGATCGGGGTTCTCCCGATCACCGGTCTCCCGCTCCCGTTCGTCAGTTACGGCGGGACATCACTGCTTATGAACATGATTGCCGTCGGCCTCGTCATGAACGTCGCCTCGAAATCGAAAACGTATATGTTCGATGATGATTAAACAACAAGCCCCGGCTCATACGAGCCGGGGCTATTTTTAAGTGAGGAGCTGTTGAAAGTCATCCGGTATCGGGGCCGTCACGGTCACCCGTTCGTCCGTCAACGGATGACGGAACGTGGCATCGAGGCTATGGAGCGCATGACGCGGGAGTCGCGTGTCGCCCCCGTACATCGTGTCCCCGATGAGCGGA
Encoded here:
- the fabI gene encoding enoyl-ACP reductase FabI, translated to MSIYPTLTNKTYVVMGIANKRSIAWAIAKTLDEAGAKLVLTYAAERFKAGLESLAAELKGEALLLECDVTNDEAIDTTFRSIHEQAGEIQGIAHSIAFADKEALRGEFSEMTRGQFAQALDISAYSLTAVVKAAKPYFAQDASVITLTYLGGERVVPNYNLMGVAKAALDSSVKYLANEYGPHGVRVNAISAGPIRTLSAKGVGDFNSILAELEQKAPLRRNVSAEEVASTGLFLLSSMGSGVTGEVIHVDSGYHIL
- a CDS encoding FtsW/RodA/SpoVE family cell cycle protein is translated as MNRIQSYFKSLDATLLTIVFLLMVISLGAIYTAQPMLPVRLQGINFAFQQATWYVIGFVAMLVVMTIEYEQLRKIHWYLYALGLILLGGLIPLRDTTLVPNINGAYGWYNLPGFSFQPAEFMKLFLLITMATIIYDHNKRFGTSQLDTWLLVKLVLVTLPPLGLIVTQPDLGIGLVLITMLGAVIIVSGIGWKWLLGLFTAAGLAIGGFMYLFFLQFETLAKIFPGHALNRFQAWIYPYEYSDDLAFQLIKSLQAIGSGQMFGAGYGQGLVYLPESQTDFIFAVIAEHYGFIGAAIVIIVFFLFLYRMIHIALESSSPFGSYIVAGIVAMFTFQVFQNIGMTIGVLPITGLPLPFVSYGGTSLLMNMIAVGLVMNVASKSKTYMFDDD